CCACAGCGGGGTCAAAACCGACACGTCCATGACCGAGCAGTTTCTCCGGGATGTGGCTGGTCACCTGGTGCCCGGAGGGGAGTTGCGACTGGTGGCAAACAGTTTCCTGCCCTATGAGGGCGACATCCAGCGGCATATCGGGCCGGTAGAGCGACTGGCTCAGGATCGTCGCTTTACGGTTTATCGGGCTTTTCGCCGCGCCAGTGCCGGGTTGCGCCCATAAAAAAAGCCCCTGGGGTAAGGGGCAAAAGTGTATCTCCGGAAAAGTGCCGTTCGTCCGGGCATGAAGAGCCGGACTACGTAACCGGAAAGGGTGTTCGGCGTGAACAGTTTTAACTTAGGATTATTTTCTAGAGTAAACAGCCTAAAACCGGTCATTTTCATCAAACCTGAAACAGAGTGCCCAAAATGACAACCGCAACGTTAGAGTTCTCTGCTGGTCAGCGAGTGCTCTGTCGCCCCGGCGTGAGTGACCCGAACTTACGTGCCTGGGATGCAGCGGATGAGCTGCTTCTGGATGAAGCCATACGCCGAGTGCACGCTAGCGATCGTGTATTGGTGGTGGATGACCAGTTTGGCGCACTTACGCTCGGGTTGTCTGACTACGCACCGGTATCGGTGGCAGACAGCGCAGTTCTTGAGGGTGCATTGAGCACTAACGCCCCTTTGAATCCGGGTATACCTTCCCCTGCACAGCTGGCCAGTTGGCTGAATCCACCGCAGGGGCCCTTTGACCTGATCGTCATGCGTGTGCCGCGTCAGAGTGAATACCTGGCGTGGCTGCTGCGCTGGGTGAATTCCGCACTGGCAGGCAATGGCTGCCTGCTTGCCGGGGGCATGATCAAGCACCTTCCAGATCGCAGTGTTGACGTATTTGCCGAAGCCATGCCCACCGAAGCCGTTCTGCCAGCCCGCAAAAAGGCGCGTGTTGTGGTCTGTCGCCGGGGAGAGGCAAGCCTGGCGGGCTGGTCAGGGCTCTGGAAAGGTTATTCCGTTCCGGACGTTCCAGTCGCCGTGGAGGCCATGCCTGCGGTGTTTGCCCGGGACCGTCTGGACATTGGTACCCGTGAATTGCTGCCACTTGTAGCCCCTGCCGTTGCCCGGCTCCCAAAGGGTGCCCGGATACTGGATTTGGCTTGCGGTAACGGTGTTCTGGGGTTGGCGGCACTGGCCTGCCGCGACGATATCCGTGTGGAATTTGCCGATGTGTCCGCCCAGGCTGTGGCGAGTGTACGGCATAATCTGATGCGTTGCGGGTTTGAAGCAAGGGCCAGCGTCTGCCATTCCGACGGCGTCGACAGGGGCGCGGGAAACTATCAGCTGATTCTGCTCAACCCGCCGTTTCATGAGGGTGGGGTAGTAGGCGATCACATCGCCTTGAGGCTATTCCGGGATGCTGCCCGGCACCTGGAACCCGAGGGCACCTTG
The window above is part of the Marinobacter sp. THAF197a genome. Proteins encoded here:
- a CDS encoding class I SAM-dependent methyltransferase — its product is MTTATLEFSAGQRVLCRPGVSDPNLRAWDAADELLLDEAIRRVHASDRVLVVDDQFGALTLGLSDYAPVSVADSAVLEGALSTNAPLNPGIPSPAQLASWLNPPQGPFDLIVMRVPRQSEYLAWLLRWVNSALAGNGCLLAGGMIKHLPDRSVDVFAEAMPTEAVLPARKKARVVVCRRGEASLAGWSGLWKGYSVPDVPVAVEAMPAVFARDRLDIGTRELLPLVAPAVARLPKGARILDLACGNGVLGLAALACRDDIRVEFADVSAQAVASVRHNLMRCGFEARASVCHSDGVDRGAGNYQLILLNPPFHEGGVVGDHIALRLFRDAARHLEPEGTLLMVGNRHLGYHRSLKRYFSSVVQRAASPRFVVFEACL